Proteins from a genomic interval of Paenibacillus sp. FSL R5-0623:
- a CDS encoding tetratricopeptide repeat protein, with protein sequence MLIKFLIFGLLWRIVGNPFIAILILLVILYFLDRRYVGVFPSFTKPIKRMRNISRLRQQLAMSPNEVSSKLELARLLIERKRYSEAHALLLELERPYEQSAEYWEALGTTELHLGNIEKGERHILQALEINPRVKYGRPYLTLAGAFKDTREDKALDYVHQFQEIHSSSSEAYYLLGSVHRSLGRNADAKQAYEQSLNVYRSLPKYKKRQERRWAVRSWFRKRGL encoded by the coding sequence GTGCTTATTAAATTTCTTATCTTTGGACTTCTATGGCGGATTGTAGGTAATCCGTTCATTGCCATCCTCATTTTGCTCGTTATACTGTATTTCCTGGATCGTCGTTACGTTGGGGTGTTCCCAAGCTTCACGAAACCTATCAAACGTATGCGTAACATCTCCCGACTTCGGCAACAGCTTGCTATGAGCCCCAACGAAGTGTCATCCAAGTTGGAGCTGGCTCGCCTGCTGATTGAGCGCAAACGTTACAGTGAGGCACATGCGTTATTGCTTGAACTGGAGCGCCCATACGAACAATCGGCTGAGTACTGGGAGGCACTAGGGACGACTGAGCTTCACCTCGGTAACATCGAAAAAGGCGAACGTCATATATTACAAGCCCTAGAGATCAATCCCAGAGTCAAGTACGGACGCCCGTACCTAACCCTTGCTGGAGCCTTCAAAGATACGCGTGAGGACAAAGCGCTGGATTATGTGCATCAGTTTCAGGAGATTCATTCCTCTTCCAGTGAAGCTTATTATCTGCTCGGCTCGGTTCACCGTTCCCTCGGACGCAATGCAGACGCGAAGCAGGCATACGAGCAATCGTTGAACGTTTATCGTTCGTTGCCCAAATACAAAAAACGTCAGGAGCGCCGCTGGGCTGTCCGCAGTTGGTTCCGCAAACGTGGATTGTAA